From Mytilus galloprovincialis chromosome 9, xbMytGall1.hap1.1, whole genome shotgun sequence, the proteins below share one genomic window:
- the LOC143045846 gene encoding uncharacterized protein LOC143045846 codes for MSRGVRDLRDLICVSRLTVRDSDEEFISDDDNVTNDFDRLSLGSTDSCDSRIESGKRFSPDSGCVTNGETPPEVSNSLELPISTSLDLSVNDSKPKRKRKKKQKALHTVPYRHDLPQKHMPLPPLRPSSSFDVDSSSQPIGVSQSPQQTNFDNMMCYMDATVVSAWLTRANESVEKLSNFCNIGDNFVRFAHFWLSDFPGVEKQEIFELENGILTEELSFAFTVGREQRKINYRDVLDLSKAVFREYPGRLLSSKGSHIFLDYLGVLTSGKKEEYKKMLSDVKCSTRNKQYAQWLLAIRSFAIVSCWSAIVNFYRNLIDRLHHSNPISHSSNQDNEDIHHMRLSQAIRLGYVDVVHYYNVSGHVSLKSIDSHDRTTIFTAVMHNQPDVLQYLINRVNPKINVNQAADTGNSPLHAAANNGNTEMVTILVKSPDINVNITNPQCENATAIHLAVMHGHKDVVKLLILANADLSLKMGDLTPVDIARDFGHSELLELFQT; via the exons ATGAGTCGTGGTGTACGGGACTTACGTGACTTAATTTGTGTGTCTCGTTTGACAGTCAGAGATAGTGATGAAGAATTTATATCAGATGACGATAACGTGACCAATGATTTTGATCGTCTGTCCTTAGGTAGTACTGATTCATGTGATAGCCGTATTGAATCAGGAAAACGTTTTTCTCCTGATTCTGGTTGCGTTACTAATGGAGAAACACCACCTGAAGTGTCCAATTCTTTAGAACTACCAATATCTACTTCATTAGATTTGTCAGTAAATGACTCAAAACCGAAacgtaaaagaaagaaaaagcaaaaaGCTTTACACACTGTTCCATATAGACATGATTTGCCACAAAAACATATGCCACTACCACCTTTGCGACCATCCTCCAGTTTTGATGTTGATTCATCATCTCAACCAATCGGTGTCTCACAATCTCCTCAGCAAACAAACTTTGATAACATGATGTGTTATATGGATGCAACAGTGGTTTCAGCATGGTTAACCCGTGCCAATGAAAGTGTGGAAAAACTTTCAAATTTCTGCAACATTGGTGATAATTTTGTTCGCTTTGCTCATTTTTGGTTGTCTGATTTCCCAGGTGTTGAGAAACAGGAGATATTTGAATTAGAAAATGGAATTCTTACAGAAGAACTTTCTTTTGCTTTTACTGTCGGACGTGAGCAAAGAAAGATAAATTACAGAGACGTACTTGATTTATCTAAAGCTGTGTTCAGGGAGTACCCAGGTAGGCTGCTCAGTTCAAAGGGATCTCATATATTTCTAGACTACCTCGGAGTTCTTACTTCTGGTAAAAAAGAAGAATATAAGAAAATGTTGTCTGATGTAAAGTGTTCAACCAGAAATAAACAGTATGCACAGTGGCTACTAGCCATTCGCTCATTTGCTATTGTAAGCTGTTGGTCAGCTATTGTAAACTTCTACCGTAATTTAATAGATCGACTACACCACAGCAATCCAATATCACACAGCAGTAACCAGGACAATGAAGACATTCATCATATGAGACTTTCTCAGGCTATTAGATTAGGATATGTTGATGTTGTACATTATTATAATGTCAGTGGCCATGTTTCTCTAAAGAGCATAGATTCTCATGACAGGACAACAATCTTTACTGCTGTAATGCACAATCAACCTGATGTTCTGCAATATCTTATAAACAGA gTGAACCCAAAAATCAATGTGAACCAAGCAGCAGATACAGGAAACAGTCCACTCCATGCAGCAGCTAACAATGGCAACACAGAAATGGTCACTATATTGGTTAAAAGTCCTGATATCAATGTCAACATCACAAACCCACAGTGTGAAAATGCTACTGCAATACATCTGGCTGTTATGCATG GTCATAAGGATGTGGTTAAGCTATTAATTCTGGCAAATGCAGACCTCAGTTTGAAGATGGGAGACCTTACCCCTGTGGATATAGCTAGAGATTTTGGACATAGTGAATTACTGGAATTGTTTCAAACCTGA
- the LOC143045847 gene encoding D-erythrulose reductase-like, which yields MEIKFDGKKALVTGAGKGIGRAIAKKLVECGAETYALSRTQSDLDILKKEVPSINVVQIDLQQWDKTRETIAKIGPIDLLINNAGVAKLAKFTEMKKEDLDYVMDVNFNAVFNVSQVVAKGMVERGEGGSIVNISSAASQDALMDHAAYCPSKAAVDMLTKCMALELGPHKIRVNSVNPTVTWTDMAKMNWSDPAKSEPMLARIPLGKFIGVEDVVNSVIFLLSDKSAMTTGECVRIDGGLGVH from the exons ATGGAAATAAAATTTGATGGAAAGAAAGCTTTAGTGACAGGGGCCGGGAAAG GGATTGGTCGTGCCATTGCTAAGAAACTGGTAGAATGTGGTGCTGAGACTTATGCTCTTAGTCGAACACAGTCTGATcttgacattttaaaaaaagag GTACCCTCAATCAATGTTGTCCAAATTGACTTACAACAATGGGATAAAACAAGGGAGACAATTGCCAAGATAGGACCAATTGATTTACTAATCAATAATGCTGGTGTAGCAAAATTGGCAAAGTTTACagaaatgaaaaaagaagatttggatTA TGTGATGGATGTCAATTTCAATGCTGTTTTCAATGTATCACAG GTAGTAGCCAAAGGAATGGTGGAGAGAGGAGAAGGAGGAAGCATAGTTAACATATCTAGTGCTGCCTCACAAGATGCTTTAATGGATCATGCAGCATACTGTCCAAGTAAAGCAGCTGTTGACATGTTAACCAAATGTATGGCGCTGGAACTCGGGCCTCATAAA ATACGAGTAAATAGTGTTAACCCAACAGTAACATGGACAGATATGGCCAAAATGAACTGGAGTGATCCTGCAAAAAGTGAGCCAATGTTGGCTAGGATACCTTTAGGCAAATTTATAG GGGTTGAAGATGTAGTGAACAGTGTTATTTTCCTTCTAAGTGATAAGAGTGCAATGACAACTGGAGAATGTGTCAGAATAGATGGAGGCTTGGGAGTACACTGA